The genomic segment CCATGCAAGCCACTATCTCTAATGCCTTCTTGAAGAAAGCAGCCCTAACACATATATCTGCCAAACTATCTAACAGACCTTCATCTGGTTTCAATGGCGGAGGGGAATCGGAGTATGAGTTCTTGCCTTCCTCCTTCATCTCACACCTTTCCTTTATCTCTTTCCAAAGCAACAGTGCTTCCCCTGGTTTTCTAGCCACTGCAATCCCATTTACTAGACTACCATAAGTAGCAACGTTAGGGTAAAACCCGTTTTCCTTCATTCTCTGGATGACTTTCTTTGCTTCTTCAACCAGTCCCAATCTACAATATCCCTCCACCAACATATTCCAAGCAACCAAATCAACTTTTACCCGTGGATCTCTAAGCATCTCATCGAAAACCTTGTTAGCTAACTTTGGTTGACCTGACAAAGCAAAAGCTTTCATCAATGTAGTGTAACTGATCTTCGTGGGAGTGATTCCTTGCTCTCGCATCTTATTGAAGAACACAAGTGCTCCAGCACTGTCGTCGATCAATATGCACCCATCAATCAATATATTATATGAAACCACATCAGGCTTAATCCCTGCATCATCAGCCATCTCCCTTAGCAGCTCCTTTGCCTTGTCTATTTGCAACTGCTGGCAGTAACCCTTGAGAAGAATATTGTAAGTAATCCGATTCGCAGGCACACGAATTCTTGTCATTTCAGCTAGCACTTCTCGCGCTCTATCCATCAATCCAGCCTTAACAAATGCAGAAACAACTGTTGTGTATGTAACATGGTCAGGATGACTAGCCTTATCATCTTGATGCCTCATCGCCTCTAAAGTTCTCACCGTGTCAGTAACTCTACCTGCCTTCATATAACCTTTCATTAGTGTCGTATAAATCCTAGAATTCGGAGCATACACTTTCGGCAATAAAAGCGGTTCGCTGCTCGGCTCAATCAAATTAGGGAGCAACTTCTCAAATACTACATCATCTATCTTTTTTTACTCAAATCTTCCATATCTTCCTCCTTTTCATCCTCCAGGTCGTAGTCGTCATAGTCATCATCTTCCTTGGCTTGTTTTAAATCTTCCAAATTTGCATCTCGGAGAATCTTACAAAGATCATTCCTTCCTTCCCTCATAGCTTGAACAATTTTCTCAGCCGTTTCAAGATCATCAAATCCAACATAAGCAGCAACGAGGGAATGCAGAGTAGTCATACAAAAACGTATTCCTCTCTCAATAATCCTCTCCAGCACAAACACAAGCAAATCTTTCCTATCAGCTCTAGCACACAACTTTATCATGACATTATAAGTTAAAACATCAGGTTCGCAGCCCCATTCATGCATTTCATCGAACAGTTTCAAAAACTTACTTTTGTCCCCCAAATTAGCACAAGCGTTAAGCACAGCATTATAGGCAGCCGTGTCAGGTTTGGAATCAGCAACAATTGAAGGATCCGCGAAACGCCTAACGCGGCGAGTCACGGAGTCAAAAAGGCTTATCGACTCAGAGGGTGACTCGGTAGAGAGCCGCGAAACGACAGCGCTCCATGCTTTGACGTGGGGCAGGTAACCAGAGCGAAGCATGGACTTGATGAGCGAAGAGGCATAAAGGGTATGGCCGGATTTCGCGGAGGCCGATGCGAGGAGGCCGAGGGAGTTGGCGTCGAGACGGTGCAGCTGGCGTTCATTGCGAAGGCGGGTGATGATAGTACGAGCGCGTGCGAGAGATTGAGGAGTGGCTTGGTAAGAGAGTTGAGCAACTAAGCGGCTTAAGCAAGTAGGGGTGGGGAGGTGAGGGGATTGAGAGTAAAGGGTCCAAGCTTGTTCGGTTTTCCTTTGGCGGAGGAGTGAAAGAAGTGTCTGATCATCGTTGGTCTTTTTATCACTAGGGAGAGATAAATCGGTAGCGGTGGGTTGAGCTCGCAAAGAAAAGGGACGCGCGGGCTTAGAGGAAGTAGTGGAGGTGGAGGGTGAAGGCGGTAGAGGAAGGAGAGAGAGCCAGGGGAGAGCGGAGGGAAATGAGGAGGAAGAAGAACAAGGGGAAGGAGAAGCAATATTCATAGACATGGCTGGTCCATTTGGGGGGGGGGTGGGAAGGGACAAGGTAAACAAGTATTAGAAGGATGTGgttgaggaagaagaaaggtaTGGTTTGAATGGAGAAGGGAAGTACTACGTCGACTGGATTATGTCCTTTTTTCTTTATCCACACCTCGCTGCTCCTTCACACTCAAACTCTATTTCTTCCTTCAAACTTTACACCGCTCTATCATTTCTTTTTATTCGGATATATATTAAAAACACGATCAACCCCTCTAAAAGCTATAAATACCTTATCTCAtttagttttcttaaaaaaatatgtaaatacaATCTTATTGTAATGTTTAGAACAAGTGGTTTCAAATTAAGATCGCGTGGTACATCATCTTCAAGTTCCTCTGCTCAGTATATTAATTTCGCCAGTTCCCCTTAATTATTGGTCGATGAATTTAATCTGTAGTAATGTTTAACTCAACTTCAATTTGAATGTTTTATTTATTGGTTGAgaagaaattttaaataattttagagattatgttttcttaaaaataataatgttccATTACACCTCAACGTTTTTCTTTACAATTcaacaaataatataatttttgtattttttttatccatGTAAGATAATTGTCGAAAAACACAAATTCAAGGTACTCATCACTTAATCAACCTACAAAAcacgaaaaagaaaaattaatcacTACACTCGCTCTAATGaatatcttgaaaagaaaaaattctTTCAGAATTTGACCACGTTTATTTCATAACCATGTTGAACATCTGTTTATCCTTTTGATGGTGCCAAAACTTTAAATCTTACATTTACCATGCATGATGAAAGCCAAATCATGCATGTCCCACGCAATCTAAGCACGACGAAAACCATgtcatatcttttcttttcccttttccgTTCACATAAAATGAACATTAATTCCATGCAAGGAAGGCAATAAAACTATACTACGCAACAACCTCAAAAATAACCAGCTCATGGTATCATCTtcccatcttttttcttttcttttcttttttatcttcCCTGGCTATTTAGGGTGGATTGCAGAAGAAATTTCCTACAGGCTAGAGCATGATTGAAGATTCTGGCAACATAACAAAGAATTTAAGAAGAGAAAACATAAGGAATTGCCTCTTTGTACATGGACAAACAACGGACTATCGTGCAACCGGCCGTGCAATGGACTCATCCAATGACAGGTAATTATCAGTTCCAATCATATCCAAGGAACCAGGGTTATACGAAGAATTGGCAGAGTTCCTAGACATTTCATCCGAGTTACCTTCTCTAACCATCATACCTTCCTTTTCAATTAGGATGGCATCTTGGATCTCCTTGAGAACTTCCGATATCGATGGCCTCATATGTCCGTGAGGTTGCACGCAATTTAAAGCTTTCTCAGCTATCTTCCACATTGATTGAATGTCATAGTCATTGCGAAGGTAAGGATCAATGATTCCTTGAATGTCCCCACTCTCGATATGCAACTTTGCCTGCAATATTATTTATTGGAAGAAATCAACAAATGAATATCTCAATTCATTTTCCAAACCATAAGCAGCAGTAGGAAAGTATATAGAGAAACAAAGTAACATTTTGAACAATGCCATTGCTTTTGTATACTATTAGTTACTGTTAAAAGTGAATTAGAGGTTCAGAAGTTATGAAAAACTATATCTTTATATGATAGTTGTGAAACTATACGAAATTACCCATTGGACAATGTTTCGGCAATTAACGCCAAAGCTTTCATTAGATATGGCTTCTTGACCAGACATCAGTTCTAGAAGAATCACACCAAAGCTGTAAACATCGCTTTTATCCGTTAATTGCTGGGAGATATAATACCTGCGCACCAAAAGCATTCAGCAACAGTAGATTTGGTGTCTTATGCATGATAACACTTATCTAAAAGACAAATCCCTCTACTTTGTTTCTTATTTATAAATCAGTGCAAATAGTCATTTAAAATGATTTCAACAAAAGAAAGAAGGATTTAGTAGAAGCAAGGCCTTACTCAGGATCCAAGTACCCCACAGTTCCCCGAACTATGCTTGACACATGTGATGCTCCATCTACGGCAAGCTTTGAAAGCCCAAAATCTGAAACCTTTGCCCTCATGTGCTTGTCGAGAAGAATATTGCTAGTTTTTAGATCCCTATGGATAATGGCGGGAATACAGCCTGTGTGAAGGTATTCAATCCCTGAATAAAGGAATTGAAAGAATCAAACTTTCAATACTTGAACAAAGCAAGAAACTTCTGCACAGAGAaactacaatttagtcccttagcTTGAATACCTTTTGCAGCATCTTCTGCAATCTCAAGGCGTTTTATCCAACCGATACCACGTTCC from the Gossypium hirsutum isolate 1008001.06 chromosome D09, Gossypium_hirsutum_v2.1, whole genome shotgun sequence genome contains:
- the LOC107891105 gene encoding LOW QUALITY PROTEIN: pentatricopeptide repeat-containing protein At3g09650, chloroplastic (The sequence of the model RefSeq protein was modified relative to this genomic sequence to represent the inferred CDS: inserted 1 base in 1 codon), producing MSMNIASPSPCSSSSSFPSALPWLSLLPLPPSPSTSTTSSKPARPFSLRAQPTATDLSLPSDKKTNDDQTLLSLLRQRKTEQAWTLYSQSPHLPTPTCLSRLVAQLSYQATPQSLARARTIITRLRNERQLHRLDANSLGLLASASAKSGHTLYASSLIKSMLRSGYLPHVKAWSAVVSRLSTESPSESISLFDSVTRRVRRFADPSIVADSKPDTAAYNAVLNACANLGDKSKFLKLFDEMHEWGCEPDVLTYNVMIKLCARADRKDLLVFVLERIIERGIRFCMTTLHSLVAAYVGFDDLETAEKIVQAMREGRNDLCKILRDANLEDLKQAKEDDDYDDYDLEDEKEEDMEDLSKKXIDDVVFEKLLPNLIEPSSEPLLLPKVYAPNSRIYTTLMKGYMKAGRVTDTVRTLEAMRHQDDKASHPDHVTYTTVVSAFVKAGLMDRAREVLAEMTRIRVPANRITYNILLKGYCQQLQIDKAKELLREMADDAGIKPDVVSYNILIDGCILIDDSAGALVFFNKMREQGITPTKISYTTLMKAFALSGQPKLANKVFDEMLRDPRVKVDLVAWNMLVEGYCRLGLVEEAKKVIQRMKENGFYPNVATYGSLVNGIAVARKPGEALLLWKEIKERCEMKEEGKNSYSDSPPPLKPDEGLLDSLADICVRAAFFKKALEIVACMEENGIPPNKTKYKKIYVEMHSRMFTSKHASQARQDRRIEKKRAAEAFKFWLGLPNSYYGSEWEYEPPQR